A segment of the Cellvibrio sp. KY-YJ-3 genome:
GGCTGCTGTAATAGCCCAGCACCATATGTGCTTGAAAGCGTTTGCTATGCAGCCCACCAATTTGTGCGCGCACATAAATCAGGCGCAATTGTTCGGTGGGGATTCCCAATTCCAACAGGCTCAGGTATTTGGCGATAGTGAAATCTTCACAGTCACCGGCGCGCAGGCCCAGGGTTTCGAGCGGTGTGGCCCAGTAATCGGATTTCTGCCAGAGGGTTACATCGTCGCTGTAGCGAACGTGGCGATTAAAAAAATCATTTACCTGCGCGATTTTTTCCGCATCAGCGAGTGGTTTACTGCTATCCAGCATGCGATTCCAGGCACCGAGCAATGCCACACCATCATCGCCATAACGGCTCTGCATCAGTGTCTGCATTTTTTGTGATTGCAGTTCAGCGACTACCAGTAGTGTGGAGCAGAAGGTAAAAAAAATGACCAAGCAGTAGCGCGCCACCCGTTTAACGGGGTGACCTAAGCGTGTTGCAGAGTGAGGCCAATAGCGGTTAACCCGGAGTACTGGCATGCAGTAGTTCCGCAGGTTGGATGCATATGGAAGTGTTCACTAAAAAATCGGGCATGGTGGGCAGGTATTGGCACAAGTTTCCACCCAGTATAGTCAGCTTTACTGGTTTTATTAAAAAAATCCGGTGCGATGTGTAATCGTTTTCGCGCAAAACACATTGGCGTCGTAAGTTGTTTTGGATGAGTTTTGTGCAAAGGTGCATACGTATTCAGCTAATTTCTTATGCTTGAATACGTATGCAGCAATTTGCCTGTTCAGGCGATATCCCATCAAATGGCCGCTCCAATAATATTAATAACGGATAGGTCACTATGAAACACAAACTCGTTTTACTCTCATTTTTGTTGGCAACCACTGCCAGCGCGCAGGCCGAATGGTTTTTGCGCGGCACGCATAATGCGTGGGCAGCAACCCAAATGAACCCTGCGGGCACCAATACGGTGGAACTCACGAATGTGGTTTTTTCCGCTGCAGGCAGTATTAAATTTGATCGCTACGGCAACTGGGCGGAAAGTTATGGAGTAGGCGGCCTTAACGGCAGCAATATTGCCGTGGCCCAAGGTACTTGGAACATCAAATTTTATACCGACACCAAAAACTGGAATATCAGTGCGGTAACGCCTCCGGCGGCGTATCACTTGCGCGGCACGTTCAATGGTTGGGCAGAAGGCACCTTGTTAACCCGCGTTGGCACTAGCGATGTGTACGAAAGTTGCCAGCAATTTGTAAGTGGCGACGCCACTGGCGGCCCACGTTTTAAGGTGGACCCGAATGGCGGTTGGGGCAGCGATGCAGTGCCCGCAGCGGATTACACAGTTGCCGCTGGTTGGGTAAAAATCACTTTTAATGCGAGTTCAAAGGCAATCACCACCCAGCAAAATCTTGCGGCCAATTGTAGTAGCGCTACCACGTCGAGTTCGACATCTAGCTCGACATCAACATCAAGTTCATCCTCGTCTATTTCCAGTTCATCCAGCGCACCGCTCATCCCGTTCCACTTGCGTGGCACTCACAACGGCTGGGCTGAAGGTGACCTCTTCACAACGCCAGCGGGCACCAATCAACTGGAAGCCTGCCGTAACTTCACTGCGGGCGATGCCAACGGCGGGCCGCGCTTCAAGGTTGATCGCAACGGTGCCTGGGGTACAGATGCATTCCCATCCGTCGATCAGGCCGCAAGTGGCTGGACACGTATTGTGATCAATACCAGCAGCAACAGCCTTGTTAGCGTTACCACTAACCTGGCATCTAACTGCGGTTCAAGCAGTTCAAGCTCGGTGTCGTCATCTTCATCCAGCAGCTCAAGCAGCAGCGCGCCAGTGGCCGACGATTTCCGCTCGCGCACTATGTACTTTGTGTTTGTGGATCGCTTCGCCAACGGCAACACCAGCAACGACAACGGCACTAACCCTGTCGCGACTTCCACTGTGAAGGGCGCCGGTGCTCAAAGTGAGTGGAAGAAGTACTGGGGTGGCGATATCCAGGGCTTGATCTCCAAACTCGACTACCTGCAATCACTGGGTGTGACCGCGATCTGGGTAACGCCGCTAGTGGATAACATCAATGTGGGCAACGAAGGTGGCTACCACGGCTACTGGGCGCGCGATTTCTACTCTGTCGATGAACATCTGGGCGACTGGGCGTTAGTGGATGAGCTGGATGCCCAAATGGAAGCTCGCGGTATGAAACTGGTGTTGGATATAGCCCTTAACCACTCCAACCAGGATGACCAGTACGAATTCGGTGCACTTTACAAAGAGGGTGCATTTATCACTGATTTCGCCAGTGGCAAAAACACCTGGTACAACGCTAATGGCGCTATTTCAGACTGTGGTGATACCAACCCGGCCACTACCTGTAACGGTGAATGGGATGATCCCTGGTCGTTCCGCAACAAGAGCCTGTTCAACCTGACCGATTTCAAACACGGCACCACCAGCAATTCACTGGCGGATCAGTATTTGATTGACGCGGCACTCAAGTGGATGGATCACGGTGTGGACGCCTTCCGTATCGACGCGATCAAACACATTGAGCCAAGCTTCATCAACCGTTTCAGTGCCGCTGTGCGCGCGAAAAAAGCCGACACCTATATTTTTGGTGAGTGGTACAACGCCGGTGCGGGCGATGCAGTTTCGATGGGCTTCCTTAATGAGCGTCGCGGTTCTGAACTGCTCGACTTTAAATTGCGCGATGCGATTGAAAATGCAGTGGCTGGCAATAGCACCATGATCAATCTGAGCAGCCACATCAGTTCACGTGCGGGTGCGATGAATGGGTTTGAAGACTTGCAAGCCATTTTCCTCGACAACCACGATGCCACCCGTACCAGTGTGTACCTGCAAACCTCGGGCATTACCAACCGTGGTCAAGGTAAGGGGATGAGTAAAGCCTTTGCCGATGCACGTCAGGATTTGGGTATGGCTTTGGTAATGACCTTGCCCGGTATCCCGACTATTTATTACGGCTCTGAGCAAAACGTTACCTGGTTTACTGCAAACGCCGATGGTCAGGTAGGACACGACCCTTACAACCGCGAGCAGATGCCATCCTTCAGCCAGACCACGGCGGCGTTCAATATGATCAGTGCTTTGTCTGATCTGCGTAAAAATAGCCCCGCTATACAGCGCGGTAGTTATGCTGAGCGTTGGGTGGGTGCCGACGTACTGGTATTCCAGCGTCAGGAGGGCAGTGACTGTGCGGTGGTGGCCGTAAACCGTGGTGTATCTACTACTATTACGGTTCCCAACCTCTGTCTGGCAAACGCTGCTTACACCAGTAAAGTGGGTAGCGATGTGGTGAACGTGACCAGTGGTAGCGGTACGTTTAATCTGTCGCAAAATGAGGTGGTTGTGCTTCACTAAGGTGGTTTAAACCCCGTGAACAGAAAAGGGCGCTCCCTGTGGAGCGCCCTTTTTTTATGCTGTCGCCCTTGCTTCTGCTGATCAATCAGTGCCGATGTAAGTTTTGCCTAAGCTGGCACTCTGTGTTTATTTTTTAGTCTGCACCAATTTGAATTTTTGCGTGTTGTTTCTTTAAGGGACGGCAGGTGTTACTGCGCAAGAAAATAAAAAATAATTGTCACCCCCCTTAACAAATCGCGTATCACTTGATTTTTTTTGTTACCTCAAAAGTGGGATTTTTTTATTGGCAAAGGTTCGATTATTTTTTAATTTTTTTGCTACGGTTTTTGGCTTTTTTAAGCGACAAGCCCCCCGATTGTAATCGCAGCAGCGCTTTATATACTGGTTCTCGCTGCAGCGACTGAAAGTAATTCCCTTCCTAATTCACGAGTAATAATAATCATGAATAACGTAACTCTATTGAAAAAAAGCGCTTGGGTGGCCTTGGCCTGCCTTGGGTTGTCCACCTCGGCGGGTGCCGTAGTATTTCAAGCTGAAAATTACAACGCTTTTTACGACACCACACCGGGCAATACCGGTGGTGCCTATCGCGGTGATGCAGTGGACATTGAGGCCACTAGCGATACCGGTGGCGGTTATAACGTAGGTTGGATCGCCCAGGGCGAGTGGCTTGCCTATAACAACTTAACCATTCCCACCAGTGGCAACTACACAGTGCGTATGCGAGTAGCCTCCGCTTCTGGTGCCACTGCTTCAGTGGATTTGAATGGCGGTACGATTCAATTGGGCAGTTTTGCTATTCCCGCGACTGGTGGTTGGCAAAATTGGACCACCGTTAGCCGCACGGTAAATTTGAATGCCGGCACTTACAGCCTGGGCGTGTTTGCACAAACCGCGAATTGGAATTTCAACTGGATCGAAGTTGTCGCCGAGGGTACCAATAACCCCAATTTACCCACGGCTTATTCTGGCTATACCGGGGTCTACTCGGGTTACACCTTAAAGTTGGATGAACGTTTCAATAGCCTCAATACCGCAATTTGGGCGAAGGGAGATGGCGCTGTGGGTGGTGAATCTATCTGCCGCTTCCAACCTCAAGGTGTGCAAATCGTAAATGGTAATTTGGAGTTGGTGGTGCGCAATGAATACGTGCCCGGCAGTTATTCCTACGATCACAAATCGGAGAAAGGCCCCTACAACTATTCATGCGGAGAATTGCGCACGGTACCTTCCAAACGTATCAAATATGGCCGTATTGAAGCGCGCATAAAAGCACCGGCACGGTCGGTTGCGACGGGCTACATATCTTCACTATTCACCTATAAACACGAAGGCTCTCCGCGGGAGTGGGAAGAAATTGATGTGGAGCTGGAAGGTGGTCGCCCGGATAAATTCCAGGCCAACCTGATCTATGGGGTGAATGTGGTGGATTGGAACGGTACTCGCCAATGGGGCGCGTGGGAGCACAAAATTGATATAGCACCAGCAGACCAATGGCGCGTTTATGCGATCGATTGGACACCTACAGGTATCAAGTGGTTTGTAGATGGCGTGCTGGTAAAAACCTTGAATCAGGATTGGATCGACTGCAACCCATCCTGCGTGCCGCCCCAGGTTTCTTACACGCCGATTCCCAACGACCTGACCGAACTGATGATGAACTTCTGGATTCCTAACGATGGTATTCAGGATGCGTTTGGCGGTAACAAGTATGGCAACGTTTATCCCATGGTTACCCAGTACGACTGGGTTCGGATTTACCAGTTAAATAGCCATCCACTGACTAACTGGTAATCTGGGTAAAGCGATAAAGATTATTCAATGTATGTAGCGGCACGGGGTATTTACCGCGTGCCGTTTTTTTATGGGTGAAAAAAGTGGGGCAGAGTAGCTATCACTTAGTGTTGTTTGAGTGTTGTTTTGCCGTGGGGAATTCCCACTTAACTGTTTTTGTAGCGATGATTAATAAAAACAACAAAGTGGGACGATTTGTTGTGCAAGCCTAGGTAAGTTTAAGCCTGACTATTTGCTTGTCGCTAACAATAACCTGTAAACCGGATCTCCCTGATGGAAATTACTAACGAATTTACCCCCGAAGAATGCGCCACCATGAGCGATATCCGCACCGAGATTGATGTGCTCGACCGCGGTATTATCAGTTTGATTGGCCAGCGCTCTAAATATTTGGAGGCGGCGGTGAAGTTTAAAACCGCTGATGTAACGGTGCGTTCGCCTGAACAAATCAAAACCATGCTGCAACAGCGGCGCGAGTGGGCGAATGCCGAGGGAGTTAATCCGGATATTATTGAAAAAATCTATACCGATCTGGTTAACCATTTTATCCAGAGCGATTTACAACCTGTGCAGCCGGAGTAACTCCGGCGCTGTGGTGGTAGTGGGGCTTGAGCATGAGGTTTACCGCGAGCTGACCTGAAATTCCCCTGCCAGCTGGTGTAATTTGGTAGCAGTATTTTTCAGGCGATCCGAACTGGTTTGCAGGGCGCGCACCACTTTGCTCATGGTGTTGTTGGCGCTACTCAGTTCACGCACCTGTTCGCCGTGTTGCTGGCTGTTTTGGTCGATATGG
Coding sequences within it:
- a CDS encoding chorismate mutase; the protein is MEITNEFTPEECATMSDIRTEIDVLDRGIISLIGQRSKYLEAAVKFKTADVTVRSPEQIKTMLQQRREWANAEGVNPDIIEKIYTDLVNHFIQSDLQPVQPE
- a CDS encoding alpha-amylase family glycosyl hydrolase; protein product: MKHKLVLLSFLLATTASAQAEWFLRGTHNAWAATQMNPAGTNTVELTNVVFSAAGSIKFDRYGNWAESYGVGGLNGSNIAVAQGTWNIKFYTDTKNWNISAVTPPAAYHLRGTFNGWAEGTLLTRVGTSDVYESCQQFVSGDATGGPRFKVDPNGGWGSDAVPAADYTVAAGWVKITFNASSKAITTQQNLAANCSSATTSSSTSSSTSTSSSSSSISSSSSAPLIPFHLRGTHNGWAEGDLFTTPAGTNQLEACRNFTAGDANGGPRFKVDRNGAWGTDAFPSVDQAASGWTRIVINTSSNSLVSVTTNLASNCGSSSSSSVSSSSSSSSSSSAPVADDFRSRTMYFVFVDRFANGNTSNDNGTNPVATSTVKGAGAQSEWKKYWGGDIQGLISKLDYLQSLGVTAIWVTPLVDNINVGNEGGYHGYWARDFYSVDEHLGDWALVDELDAQMEARGMKLVLDIALNHSNQDDQYEFGALYKEGAFITDFASGKNTWYNANGAISDCGDTNPATTCNGEWDDPWSFRNKSLFNLTDFKHGTTSNSLADQYLIDAALKWMDHGVDAFRIDAIKHIEPSFINRFSAAVRAKKADTYIFGEWYNAGAGDAVSMGFLNERRGSELLDFKLRDAIENAVAGNSTMINLSSHISSRAGAMNGFEDLQAIFLDNHDATRTSVYLQTSGITNRGQGKGMSKAFADARQDLGMALVMTLPGIPTIYYGSEQNVTWFTANADGQVGHDPYNREQMPSFSQTTAAFNMISALSDLRKNSPAIQRGSYAERWVGADVLVFQRQEGSDCAVVAVNRGVSTTITVPNLCLANAAYTSKVGSDVVNVTSGSGTFNLSQNEVVVLH
- a CDS encoding carbohydrate-binding protein produces the protein MNNVTLLKKSAWVALACLGLSTSAGAVVFQAENYNAFYDTTPGNTGGAYRGDAVDIEATSDTGGGYNVGWIAQGEWLAYNNLTIPTSGNYTVRMRVASASGATASVDLNGGTIQLGSFAIPATGGWQNWTTVSRTVNLNAGTYSLGVFAQTANWNFNWIEVVAEGTNNPNLPTAYSGYTGVYSGYTLKLDERFNSLNTAIWAKGDGAVGGESICRFQPQGVQIVNGNLELVVRNEYVPGSYSYDHKSEKGPYNYSCGELRTVPSKRIKYGRIEARIKAPARSVATGYISSLFTYKHEGSPREWEEIDVELEGGRPDKFQANLIYGVNVVDWNGTRQWGAWEHKIDIAPADQWRVYAIDWTPTGIKWFVDGVLVKTLNQDWIDCNPSCVPPQVSYTPIPNDLTELMMNFWIPNDGIQDAFGGNKYGNVYPMVTQYDWVRIYQLNSHPLTNW
- a CDS encoding transglutaminase-like cysteine peptidase, whose product is MPVLRVNRYWPHSATRLGHPVKRVARYCLVIFFTFCSTLLVVAELQSQKMQTLMQSRYGDDGVALLGAWNRMLDSSKPLADAEKIAQVNDFFNRHVRYSDDVTLWQKSDYWATPLETLGLRAGDCEDFTIAKYLSLLELGIPTEQLRLIYVRAQIGGLHSKRFQAHMVLGYYSSPNAEPLILDNLITRIEPASKRPDLNPVFSFNSEGLWVGNSVQSQADPTARLSRWRDLLMRVREEGF